The following are encoded together in the Adhaeribacter arboris genome:
- a CDS encoding bifunctional alpha,alpha-trehalose-phosphate synthase (UDP-forming)/trehalose-phosphatase — MSRIIIVSNRLPLKAQKKEEGITLEPSEGGLATGLGSVYKQGDNLWVGWPGLVLEEEQDQEYVRGALLKENMQPVFLTETEVKEYYEGFSNETLWPTFHYFSQYAIYEQQLWEAYVAVNQKFCDEVLKFAQPEDTIWVHDYQLLLVPQLIREKLPGVSIGFFQHIPFPSFEIFRLLPWRREIIEGMLGADLIGFHTYDDMRHFLSSTNRLLGFANLHGLIDTGQRAVLIDAFPMGIDYEKYATLASEEETIRIAEKYRTAIGTPRIIISIDRLDYSKGIPNRLYAFEMFLKRYPEFKEKVSLVMIVVPSRDTVEKYKRLKEEIDELVGRINSSHRTISWNPIQYFYRSFPLPEISAFYRLADVGLVTPMRDGMNLVSKEYIASKYDQKGVLILSEMAGAAQELADAIQINPNNIGQMAEAIHEALILPEEEQITQMSAMQALIKTYDIHQWVKVFMDRLSYVKIKQQSYTTDPLTGEALDNLKQQYRKKTPRLIFLDYDGTLAPFTKDPRKAGPDQELLTILEQLTADNCNRVVIISGRDRQTLENWLGHLPVDLIAEHGVWLKRREVNWETILTLKNDWKREVRPIMEAYVNRTAGSFIEEKDYSLVWHYRRVPSGLGKLRSRDLIHHLGYIASNINLQVMEGNKIVEIKNLEVNKGLAATRWLEMYPSDFIMAIGDDRTDEDMFRLMPRGTFTIKVGSQRSVAQFHLGSVKDVRNLLQSLGSSKETFCPELTEDPSNPQTYS, encoded by the coding sequence ATGTCACGAATTATTATTGTATCTAACCGGCTTCCGTTAAAAGCACAGAAAAAAGAAGAAGGTATTACTTTGGAGCCAAGTGAAGGCGGCTTAGCCACGGGCTTAGGCTCGGTGTATAAACAAGGGGATAATTTATGGGTGGGCTGGCCGGGCTTAGTTTTAGAAGAAGAACAAGACCAGGAATATGTTAGAGGAGCTTTGTTAAAGGAAAACATGCAACCGGTATTTCTGACCGAAACCGAAGTGAAGGAATACTACGAAGGCTTTAGTAACGAAACCCTATGGCCTACTTTTCATTATTTCAGCCAGTATGCCATTTACGAGCAGCAGCTCTGGGAAGCCTACGTGGCGGTAAATCAGAAATTCTGCGATGAAGTTCTAAAGTTCGCTCAACCCGAAGATACCATTTGGGTGCATGATTACCAGTTACTTTTAGTGCCTCAACTTATCCGGGAAAAGCTCCCCGGCGTGAGTATCGGGTTTTTTCAACATATTCCGTTTCCCTCCTTCGAAATATTTCGGTTACTGCCCTGGCGACGGGAGATTATAGAAGGTATGCTGGGAGCCGACCTAATTGGTTTTCATACCTACGACGACATGCGCCATTTTTTGAGTTCGACCAATCGTTTATTAGGCTTCGCTAACTTACATGGGTTAATTGATACCGGCCAGCGAGCCGTGTTGATAGATGCTTTCCCGATGGGGATTGATTACGAAAAATACGCTACGTTGGCATCTGAGGAGGAAACCATTCGGATAGCGGAAAAATATCGGACGGCGATAGGCACGCCCCGCATTATTATATCCATCGACCGGCTGGATTATTCTAAAGGTATTCCGAATCGTTTGTATGCCTTTGAGATGTTCTTAAAACGTTATCCCGAGTTTAAGGAAAAAGTATCGCTCGTTATGATTGTGGTGCCTTCGCGGGATACCGTTGAGAAATACAAACGCCTGAAAGAAGAAATAGATGAATTAGTAGGGCGGATAAACAGTTCGCATCGTACCATTAGCTGGAATCCGATTCAGTATTTTTACCGGTCTTTTCCTTTGCCCGAAATATCGGCCTTTTACCGCTTAGCCGATGTGGGTTTGGTTACCCCAATGCGCGATGGCATGAACCTGGTGAGTAAAGAATACATTGCTTCTAAGTACGACCAGAAAGGCGTTTTAATTTTGAGCGAAATGGCTGGCGCCGCGCAAGAGTTAGCCGATGCTATCCAGATAAATCCTAATAACATAGGCCAGATGGCCGAGGCCATACACGAAGCACTGATCTTGCCGGAAGAAGAGCAGATCACGCAAATGAGTGCGATGCAAGCCTTAATTAAAACGTATGATATTCACCAATGGGTAAAAGTATTTATGGACCGCTTGAGTTACGTAAAAATCAAACAACAATCTTACACTACCGATCCTTTAACGGGAGAAGCTCTTGATAACTTAAAGCAGCAATACCGGAAAAAAACTCCGCGCCTGATTTTTCTCGATTACGATGGTACCCTGGCGCCGTTTACGAAAGATCCGCGTAAAGCCGGCCCTGACCAGGAATTGCTTACTATTTTAGAGCAGCTTACCGCCGATAATTGCAACCGGGTGGTTATTATCAGTGGCCGCGACCGGCAAACCTTAGAAAATTGGCTCGGACACTTACCCGTAGATTTAATTGCCGAACACGGCGTGTGGCTGAAACGCCGGGAAGTAAACTGGGAAACCATTCTTACCTTAAAAAACGATTGGAAACGGGAGGTGCGGCCCATCATGGAGGCTTACGTGAACCGGACGGCCGGTTCTTTTATCGAAGAAAAAGATTATTCTTTGGTATGGCATTACCGGCGCGTGCCTAGTGGCTTAGGTAAGTTGCGGTCCCGCGATTTAATACATCACTTGGGTTACATTGCTTCTAATATTAACCTCCAGGTAATGGAAGGAAACAAAATTGTAGAAATTAAAAATTTAGAAGTAAATAAAGGTTTGGCCGCCACTCGCTGGCTCGAAATGTATCCTTCGGATTTTATTATGGCCATCGGCGACGACCGGACCGACGAAGATATGTTCCGGTTGATGCCCCGGGGTACTTTTACCATAAAGGTTGGATCGCAAAGGTCAGTAGCGCAGTTTCATTTAGGTTCCGTAAAAGACGTCCGGAATTTGTTG
- the mutM gene encoding DNA-formamidopyrimidine glycosylase: MPELPEVETYRRYFEETALGQTVVDLKAEDPRRQLTTDYDTILQALKGTQFIGTHRIGKHFLITLNSGKILVLHFGMTGDLAYYRNEEDTPRFARVVFYFSNGFRLAFIDSRKFGRIGLATSVEEYQQRKGLGPDALDITLPQLQTSLEKRKAPIKPLLLDQKILAGIGNWIADEVLFQAKIHPAKPANTLSSREFKQLHQAIQLVLQTAIEHEAVYQTFPKLFLIHARGWDDTVLTTASERQICPRHGTPLEIIKVGGRTTYFCPVCQPL; this comes from the coding sequence ATGCCCGAACTGCCCGAAGTAGAAACTTATCGTCGTTATTTTGAAGAAACAGCGCTTGGCCAAACGGTAGTAGATCTAAAAGCCGAAGATCCGCGTCGCCAACTAACTACGGATTACGATACCATACTTCAAGCCTTAAAAGGAACTCAGTTTATCGGTACGCACCGCATCGGGAAGCATTTTTTAATTACTTTAAATTCGGGTAAAATTTTGGTGCTGCATTTTGGAATGACTGGCGATTTGGCTTATTACCGCAACGAAGAAGACACCCCCCGGTTTGCCCGGGTTGTTTTTTATTTCAGTAACGGGTTCCGGCTGGCTTTTATCGATTCGCGTAAATTCGGACGAATTGGTTTGGCAACTTCAGTGGAAGAATACCAACAAAGGAAAGGTTTAGGCCCCGATGCTCTGGATATTACGTTACCACAATTGCAAACTAGTTTAGAGAAACGCAAAGCGCCCATAAAACCTTTGTTGCTGGATCAGAAAATACTGGCGGGGATTGGTAACTGGATTGCCGATGAAGTATTATTTCAAGCAAAGATACACCCGGCCAAACCGGCAAATACACTAAGTTCGCGGGAATTTAAACAACTACACCAGGCTATCCAATTAGTTTTACAAACGGCCATCGAACACGAAGCAGTTTACCAGACTTTCCCGAAACTATTTCTGATTCATGCCCGCGGGTGGGACGATACGGTTCTAACTACTGCTTCCGAACGGCAAATCTGTCCCCGGCACGGTACTCCCTTGGAAATTATAAAAGTGGGTGGCCGAACCACGTATTTCTGTCCCGTTTGCCAACCATTATAA
- the pbpC gene encoding penicillin-binding protein 1C, translating to MWRNIARFINSRIIHLLFKPGKIAVWLQWFAGALAGLIGIFLLLNVLFPLRVQMAYSPVITASDGSVINAFLSPDDKWRMQLQTSEINSLLKKAILLKEDRYFYYHPGINPMALGRALANNVVSGKTTSGASTITMQVARLLYPKERTLKNKVIELFRALQLEWLYSKDEILTLYLNLVPFGGNIEGVKAASVLYFQQSPQELNLAQAITLTVIPNKPSSLRIGLQNNRIVAFRNKWLRYFARQKAFPEKELTDAINEPLVAVRTEAPQVAPQFAYRLLRQYPNQAILKTNLNRTIQEKVSQLAYNYLPQLRTKNIRNASVLVINNQTKAVEAYLGSADFSDSEYGGQVDGVRAIRSPGSTLKPFLYAVAFDKGFITPRTVISDVPVDYAGYRPENYFGNYNGNITMEYALATSLNIPAVKILDQVGVPAFVDKLKQAEFTQIKKDGNQLGLSLILGGCGVKLEELTALYAALANQGRYTPLRWLQTEKLNFKRQVISPAASYIVNQILTQLQRPDLPHNFQNSGHLPKIAWKTGTSYGRKDAWSIGYNKKYTVGVWVGNFSGEGVPELNGTDSATPLLFDIFNTIDYNSSNDWFTAPANLARRSVCLVSGQPANDFCPDRVLDAYLPGISPVKKCEHLKEVTISVDEKFAYCTTCLPESGYLRKWYPNYAPEILTFYEAEHIPYAKIPAHNPQCPRIFSEFAPVITAPAPDMEYLLESAEKQKLMLHCNAHNEVKQVYWYINDKLFQAAAANRNLFFTPEKAGRYKISCLDDQGRNTNSFITVRFLD from the coding sequence ATGTGGCGGAATATAGCCCGATTTATCAATTCTCGTATTATTCATTTACTATTTAAACCCGGAAAAATTGCGGTTTGGTTACAATGGTTTGCTGGTGCGCTGGCGGGTTTAATCGGAATTTTTTTACTCCTGAATGTTCTGTTTCCCTTGCGGGTTCAAATGGCGTATTCGCCGGTAATTACCGCTAGCGATGGCAGCGTAATAAATGCTTTTCTGAGTCCGGATGATAAATGGCGCATGCAATTGCAAACCAGCGAAATTAATTCTTTGCTGAAAAAAGCTATCCTGCTGAAAGAAGATCGTTATTTCTACTATCATCCCGGAATAAACCCGATGGCCCTGGGGCGAGCACTAGCAAACAATGTTGTTTCGGGTAAAACTACTTCGGGTGCTTCTACCATTACCATGCAGGTGGCGCGTTTGCTGTATCCTAAAGAAAGAACGCTCAAAAATAAGGTAATAGAATTGTTCCGGGCTTTGCAGCTGGAGTGGCTTTACAGCAAAGACGAAATCCTAACTTTATACTTGAATCTGGTGCCCTTCGGAGGAAACATTGAAGGGGTAAAAGCCGCTTCCGTTTTATATTTTCAGCAATCGCCGCAAGAGTTGAATCTGGCGCAAGCAATTACTTTAACTGTTATCCCGAATAAACCTTCGTCGCTGCGCATTGGGTTACAAAACAACCGCATTGTTGCTTTCCGGAACAAGTGGCTCCGGTATTTTGCCCGGCAAAAAGCGTTTCCGGAAAAAGAACTAACGGATGCTATAAACGAACCCTTAGTGGCCGTTCGCACCGAAGCGCCGCAGGTAGCGCCCCAATTTGCTTACCGTTTGTTACGGCAGTATCCTAATCAAGCTATTCTAAAAACCAATCTTAATCGTACTATTCAGGAAAAAGTAAGCCAACTCGCCTATAATTACTTGCCGCAACTACGTACTAAAAATATCCGCAATGCTTCGGTGCTGGTAATTAATAATCAAACCAAAGCCGTGGAAGCGTACTTAGGTTCCGCTGATTTTTCCGACAGTGAATACGGGGGGCAAGTAGATGGCGTACGGGCCATCCGATCGCCGGGTAGTACTTTAAAGCCGTTTTTGTACGCCGTTGCTTTCGATAAAGGATTCATTACTCCGCGCACGGTTATCAGCGATGTGCCCGTGGATTACGCCGGCTACCGACCCGAAAATTATTTTGGTAATTACAACGGGAATATCACCATGGAATACGCACTGGCTACTTCTCTGAATATTCCGGCGGTAAAAATTCTCGACCAGGTTGGGGTACCTGCATTTGTAGACAAACTAAAACAAGCTGAGTTTACCCAGATTAAAAAAGACGGTAACCAATTGGGTTTGTCGTTAATACTGGGTGGTTGCGGGGTAAAGCTCGAAGAATTAACGGCTTTGTATGCGGCATTGGCTAATCAGGGTAGGTACACACCTTTGCGGTGGTTGCAAACCGAAAAATTAAATTTTAAACGCCAGGTAATATCGCCGGCGGCCAGTTACATTGTCAACCAGATTTTAACCCAATTGCAGCGTCCCGATTTACCACATAATTTTCAGAATAGCGGCCATTTACCCAAAATAGCCTGGAAAACGGGTACTTCCTACGGCCGCAAAGATGCCTGGAGTATTGGCTATAATAAAAAATATACGGTGGGTGTATGGGTAGGAAATTTTTCCGGGGAAGGCGTACCGGAACTCAATGGCACGGACTCAGCGACCCCGCTTTTATTTGATATTTTTAATACCATCGACTATAATTCCAGTAACGACTGGTTTACGGCTCCCGCTAACTTAGCCCGGCGCAGCGTTTGCCTGGTCAGTGGCCAACCCGCTAATGATTTTTGCCCCGACCGCGTATTGGATGCGTACTTACCCGGCATTTCGCCGGTTAAGAAATGCGAACATTTGAAAGAAGTAACTATTTCCGTAGATGAGAAATTTGCGTATTGTACTACTTGCTTGCCCGAGAGTGGCTATCTCCGAAAATGGTACCCCAATTATGCGCCCGAAATACTTACTTTTTACGAAGCTGAGCATATTCCGTACGCGAAAATTCCGGCGCATAATCCCCAATGTCCGCGCATTTTCAGTGAGTTTGCCCCGGTCATTACGGCTCCGGCTCCGGATATGGAGTATTTACTGGAAAGCGCCGAAAAGCAAAAACTCATGCTGCACTGTAATGCCCACAACGAGGTAAAACAAGTATACTGGTACATCAATGATAAATTATTCCAGGCCGCCGCTGCTAATCGAAATTTGTTTTTTACTCCCGAAAAAGCCGGCCGTTACAAAATCTCCTGCCTCGACGATCAAGGCCGTAACACCAACAGCTTCATCACCGTCCGGTTTCTGGATTAG
- a CDS encoding glucuronyl esterase domain-containing protein, which yields MKKSVVYFFLSALTLANLPLLNVNAQENFNYDEAKVGTYLLPSLLQTPDGKKITSSTQWNNLQRPALLKLFADNVYGRLPGKPRGLHFKVNLEDKAALGGKAILKQITIYFTPADTGASMDVLLYLPKQVKGPVPVFAGLNFKGNHTVHTDPQIKITKRWVADDKNAGITGNRANENTRGLQASRWVVEEIIARGYGLATAYYGDLEPDHPEGWQTGIRSQLSKSLQIQPNEWGAIGAWAWGMSRMMDYFETDPAINAKKVALQGHSRIGKAALWAGANDTRFAMVISNESGEGGAALARRWYGETVARLNSAFPHWFSPNYKKFNDKPNELPVDQHQLLALIAPRPLYVASAQEDQWSDPKGEFLSAQAALPAYQLFAKKVIHQNEMPGLNQPVGETVRYHNRSGKHDVTLYDWQQYLDFADKHFGNKQ from the coding sequence ATGAAAAAATCAGTTGTTTATTTCTTTCTCAGCGCGCTTACTCTGGCGAATTTACCTTTACTAAACGTAAATGCTCAGGAAAATTTTAATTACGACGAAGCAAAAGTAGGCACCTATCTACTACCGTCTCTCCTGCAAACTCCCGACGGGAAAAAAATAACCTCATCTACCCAATGGAACAATCTGCAGCGGCCCGCGCTTTTAAAGTTATTTGCGGATAATGTATACGGCCGATTACCGGGTAAACCCCGAGGCTTGCATTTTAAAGTAAATCTCGAAGATAAAGCCGCCCTGGGTGGCAAAGCTATTCTAAAACAAATTACGATTTACTTTACCCCTGCCGACACCGGAGCGAGCATGGACGTGTTGCTGTATTTACCGAAACAAGTTAAAGGCCCGGTGCCCGTGTTTGCGGGTCTTAATTTTAAAGGTAACCACACGGTGCATACCGATCCGCAGATTAAAATTACGAAACGCTGGGTAGCCGATGATAAAAATGCCGGCATTACAGGTAACCGGGCCAACGAAAATACTCGAGGCTTGCAGGCCAGCCGTTGGGTAGTAGAAGAAATAATAGCGCGTGGTTATGGTTTAGCGACTGCTTATTACGGCGACCTGGAACCCGACCACCCCGAAGGTTGGCAAACCGGCATTCGGAGCCAGCTAAGTAAATCCTTACAAATTCAGCCCAACGAGTGGGGAGCGATTGGCGCCTGGGCCTGGGGCATGAGCCGCATGATGGATTATTTCGAAACCGACCCAGCTATAAACGCTAAAAAAGTAGCTTTACAGGGGCATTCCCGCATTGGCAAGGCCGCTCTTTGGGCCGGAGCCAACGACACGCGTTTTGCCATGGTAATTTCTAACGAATCCGGTGAAGGTGGGGCCGCTTTGGCGCGCCGTTGGTACGGCGAAACGGTTGCCCGGTTAAATTCCGCTTTTCCGCATTGGTTCAGTCCTAATTACAAGAAATTCAACGACAAACCAAATGAGCTTCCGGTAGACCAACATCAGTTATTAGCTCTAATCGCACCCCGCCCTTTGTATGTTGCCAGCGCTCAGGAAGACCAATGGTCGGACCCGAAAGGTGAGTTTTTGAGCGCCCAAGCAGCCTTACCAGCTTATCAGTTATTTGCTAAGAAGGTAATCCATCAAAATGAAATGCCCGGCTTAAATCAGCCCGTCGGGGAAACTGTTCGTTATCACAACCGCAGCGGCAAACACGATGTTACCCTTTATGATTGGCAGCAATACCTAGACTTCGCCGATAAGCATTTTGGTAATAAGCAGTAA
- a CDS encoding MEKHLA domain-containing protein: MTSRSDILIQHSALLAHSFKRVTGQTLLKGRFTAEELAQNLYAAPFVLLSHGTQPDPLFNYANQMAQHLWEMSWSDFTQLPSRLSAEPVAVAERQAMLEEARQKGFISNYNGVRISSTGKRFIIKKAILWNMYDGTGTYQGQAATFKEWEFL, from the coding sequence ATGACTTCACGGAGCGATATTCTTATTCAGCACAGCGCCTTATTAGCTCACTCTTTTAAGCGGGTTACCGGACAAACGCTTTTGAAAGGACGTTTTACTGCTGAAGAACTGGCGCAAAATTTATATGCTGCTCCTTTTGTACTATTATCGCACGGCACACAACCTGACCCCCTATTTAATTACGCTAACCAAATGGCCCAGCACCTTTGGGAAATGTCCTGGTCCGATTTTACGCAACTACCATCCCGCTTATCGGCTGAACCCGTGGCGGTAGCCGAAAGACAAGCAATGCTGGAGGAAGCCAGACAAAAAGGTTTTATCTCTAACTACAACGGCGTGCGTATTTCCAGTACCGGCAAACGGTTCATCATCAAAAAGGCTATTCTCTGGAATATGTACGATGGTACCGGTACTTACCAAGGACAAGCCGCCACTTTTAAGGAATGGGAGTTTTTATAG
- the proB gene encoding glutamate 5-kinase, translating to MALSYRRIIVKIGSNVLTQENGMPDTARMQHLVEQITQLKKQGKEVIVVSSGAVASGRSLIKVSEKADAVTSRQLLAAVGQVKLINTYSELFSQHELVCAQVLVTKEDFRDRQHYLNMKNCFQVLLQNNVIPIVNENDVISVTELMFTDNDELAGLIASMLNADALIILSNVNGIYNGDPKNPESQVITEVKPEATGFGAFVTAQRSQFGRGGMLTKSHMAHKVAQLGIAVHIANGKTEDILPKVLREEVVNTRFLPSKTTSGRKKWIAHSENYAKGAVQMNAGAKAALTSAKATSLLPIGIIKILGEFQKGDIIKLLDENQKLIGQGIAEYGSEKAHERLGQQNQKPLVHYDYLFLNAEIG from the coding sequence ATGGCGCTCTCTTACCGCAGAATAATTGTAAAAATAGGTTCGAACGTACTCACCCAGGAAAACGGCATGCCCGACACCGCCCGCATGCAACACCTGGTAGAGCAAATAACGCAATTAAAAAAACAAGGCAAAGAGGTAATTGTCGTATCGTCCGGGGCAGTAGCTTCGGGGCGGAGTTTAATTAAAGTTTCGGAGAAAGCCGATGCTGTGACCAGCCGGCAGTTGCTGGCCGCGGTGGGCCAAGTAAAACTCATTAATACGTACTCCGAGCTTTTCAGCCAACACGAACTGGTTTGCGCGCAGGTGCTCGTTACCAAAGAAGATTTCCGCGATCGCCAGCATTACCTCAACATGAAAAACTGTTTTCAGGTATTGCTGCAAAATAATGTTATTCCGATTGTAAACGAGAATGATGTAATATCGGTAACCGAACTCATGTTTACGGATAATGACGAACTGGCCGGTTTAATTGCCTCTATGCTTAACGCCGATGCGTTAATTATTCTGAGCAACGTCAACGGTATTTACAACGGCGATCCCAAAAATCCCGAATCACAAGTAATTACGGAAGTTAAACCGGAGGCAACTGGTTTTGGCGCTTTTGTTACAGCCCAACGGTCGCAGTTTGGCCGGGGCGGCATGCTTACCAAAAGCCACATGGCCCACAAAGTGGCCCAACTGGGTATTGCCGTGCACATTGCAAACGGCAAAACAGAAGATATTTTGCCAAAAGTTTTGCGCGAAGAAGTGGTAAATACCCGCTTTCTGCCGAGTAAAACTACTTCCGGCCGTAAGAAATGGATTGCTCATTCCGAGAATTACGCCAAAGGAGCCGTGCAAATGAATGCCGGTGCTAAAGCTGCCCTTACCTCCGCCAAGGCTACCAGTTTACTCCCCATTGGCATTATTAAAATTTTGGGTGAATTTCAGAAAGGAGATATTATTAAACTGCTCGATGAAAACCAGAAATTGATCGGCCAGGGAATTGCCGAATATGGCTCAGAAAAAGCCCATGAACGACTCGGCCAACAAAACCAAAAACCGCTGGTACACTACGATTACCTATTTTTAAATGCGGAAATTGGGTAA
- a CDS encoding glutamate-5-semialdehyde dehydrogenase, with product MTLQDTFKNTQKASQNLGLLPAEKINTILLDLADAAVAQTPFILTENEKDLARMDINDPKYDRLKLTAARLEDIAQDLRNVAGLPSPLGHILLQKDLPNGLEISKISVPLGVIGIIYEARPNVTFDVFSLCLKTGNACILKGGSDAAASNAAILSVIHQVLSQHQVDTNIVALLPTDRQATEALLQARGYVDVLIPRGSQALIDFVRQNAKIPVIETGAGIVHTFFDETGNLERGKAIIANAKTRRVSVCNALDCLLVHQNRLNDLPALTAPLAEKQVEIFADEAAYAVLKENYPTELLKPAQEEHFGTEFLSLKLALKTVTNLEEALAHIAAYSSKHSEAIISEDAANVAQFLNSVDAAAVYANTSTAFTDGAQFGLGAEIGISTQKLHARGPMGLEELTSYKWVVKGNGQIRA from the coding sequence ATGACCTTACAAGACACCTTTAAAAATACCCAAAAAGCCAGTCAGAACCTGGGGCTATTACCAGCCGAAAAAATTAATACCATTCTGCTAGACTTAGCCGATGCGGCCGTTGCCCAAACGCCTTTCATCCTCACCGAAAACGAGAAAGATTTGGCCCGCATGGATATAAACGATCCCAAGTACGATCGGCTGAAACTAACCGCTGCCCGCCTGGAAGATATTGCCCAAGACCTCCGCAATGTAGCCGGTTTACCCTCTCCGCTTGGTCATATTTTGTTGCAGAAAGACTTACCGAATGGTCTGGAAATATCCAAAATAAGTGTGCCTCTAGGCGTAATTGGCATTATTTACGAAGCCCGGCCTAACGTAACTTTCGATGTGTTTTCGCTGTGCCTGAAAACCGGTAATGCCTGTATTTTAAAAGGGGGCAGCGATGCCGCCGCTTCTAACGCGGCTATTTTATCGGTTATTCACCAGGTATTATCCCAGCACCAGGTAGATACCAATATAGTAGCTTTGCTGCCGACCGACCGCCAGGCTACCGAAGCTTTGCTGCAAGCCCGCGGGTACGTAGATGTACTTATTCCCCGGGGCAGTCAGGCTTTAATTGATTTTGTGCGGCAAAATGCCAAAATACCGGTAATTGAAACCGGGGCAGGTATTGTGCATACTTTCTTTGATGAAACCGGCAACCTCGAAAGAGGCAAAGCCATTATTGCCAATGCCAAAACCCGCCGGGTAAGCGTTTGCAACGCCTTAGATTGCCTGCTGGTTCACCAAAACCGCTTAAACGATTTGCCCGCCTTAACCGCTCCGCTGGCCGAGAAGCAAGTAGAAATTTTTGCCGATGAAGCGGCCTACGCGGTATTAAAAGAAAATTACCCAACGGAATTACTCAAACCGGCCCAGGAAGAACATTTTGGCACCGAGTTTCTGTCGTTAAAACTAGCTTTGAAAACCGTTACTAATTTAGAGGAAGCCTTGGCCCACATTGCCGCTTATTCTTCTAAACACAGCGAAGCCATTATTTCGGAGGATGCCGCGAATGTGGCGCAGTTTTTAAACAGCGTAGATGCTGCCGCGGTATACGCCAATACCTCAACGGCCTTTACCGACGGAGCCCAGTTTGGCTTGGGTGCCGAAATTGGCATTAGTACCCAAAAACTGCACGCCCGCGGCCCTATGGGTTTAGAAGAACTCACCAGCTACAAATGGGTAGTAAAAGGTAATGGCCAAATAAGGGCGTAA